AGATGGATGCTTTAGGTTTAAATGAAAATACGATAGTAGTATTTTCTTCAGATCATGGTGAAATGATGGGCGCACATGATGTTAGACCCTTTCAAAAACAAGTCGCTTGGGATGAATCTATACGCGTTCCGTTTTTAATAAAATATCCCGGAATAGATAAACTAAAGGGCATTACAGTAAATGCTCCTATAAATACACCTGATATATTACCGTCTCTTTTAGGTTTATCTGATATCAAAATTCCAGACGGTATAGAAGGTGAAGATTTATCTGAATTAATTAAAAATCCAGACCCTGAAGCAGACCGTGAAGCTTTGGTAATGAATGTGGCGCCTTTTGCTGGCGGATATCCAAATTTGCCATACAGAGCGATAAGGACGAAACAATATACTTATGCGAGAACCACAGAAGGGCCAAGTATGTTTTTTGATAATGTAGCCGATCCATATCAACAGAATAATTTATTGGGTAACCCTGAGTTTGAACCTCTTCAGAATGAATTAGACGCCAAGCTTAATAAGAAATTGGCTCAATTGGGAGATGAGTTTAAATCTAGAGACTATTATTTAAAGAAATACAATTATGTATTTGGTAAAAATAAACCTGCCATTCCGTTTTGGGAATTCAACAAAGGTAAAGGCGTAGTGCAGTCGCCAATCCCTGTTATTCAATAAATAAAACAACATGTTTAGCAAAACAAATTTATTTCTAAATGACTAATATGAATGTAAAACATAAAATTTTTATAATGATATTGCTAGCCTTCTGTTCTAGTAAGATTATAGCACAGCAATCACAGCCTAATGTACTGGTGTTTTATGTAGACGACTTAAGAGCAGAGTTAGGTTGTTATGGTAGTAAAACCGCCATGACTCCAAATATCGATAAGTTGGCTAGTGAGGGGGTTCAGTTTAATAAAGCTTATGTGCAACAAGCTATTTGTGCGCCTTCTCGAATGAGTACTTTAACAGGTTTACGACCAGAAACATTGGGAATTTATAGCATTTTTACGCCACTGCGGTCGGTTCATAAAGATGTAGTTTCGGTACCACAATTGTTTAAAGAAAACGGTTATAAAACGGTAAGTATAGGAAAGGTGTATCACCACGGAACCGATGATAAAAAACAATGGACCAACTATTTTTCAAAAGAACCAAATACCTATAATAAACCAGAAAATATTGCGCTTTTAGAACAATTTAAAAGGGAGGGTAAAAAATCTAATGGTCCTGCATTTGAAAATGCCGATGTAGCCGATGAAGCTTATAAAGATGGTCGTGCAGCCAAATACGCCGTGGAATCTTTGCAGAAATTGAAGGATGATAAATTCATCATGTTTGTTGGGTTTAGCAAACCCCATTTGCCTTTTAATGCCCCTAAAAAGTATTGGGATTTATACGATAAAAATAAGTTTGAAATTCCAGAACGTAAAAAGCCTGAAAACATGTACCGTTTGGCACTTACCAATTGGGGAGAACTTAAAGGATATCATGGTATTCCGAATGATGTAGAATATTTAGATGACAATCTAACTAGAGATTTAATACATGGTTATCACGCCAGTATTAGCTATGTCGATGCTCAAGTTGGAAAAGTTATGGAGGCGCTGGAAGCTTTAGATTTAAGAAAAAATACCACTGTTATTTTTATGAGTGATCATGGTTATAAAATTGGAGAGTATGGTGCGTGGTGTAAACATTCTAATGAAGAAATAGATGTTAGAGTTCCGCTTATTGTAAGTAGAGAAACTAGTTATAAAGGTAGAGTAGCAGGTAAAACATCTGATGCTTTAGTAGAGAATGTCGATATCTTCCCAACCTTAGTTGAATTGTGTGGTCTTGAAGGTCCAAAAACCGACGGTAAAAGTATTTTGCAAGTTATAGACCGTCCCAATACACCATGGGATCAAGTGGCTACTGCAGTTTATGCTCGCGGTAAAAACATTATGGGATGCACTGCTACAGATGGCGAATGGCGCTATACCGAATGGCGAGATGCTAAAACGCAAGACATTTTGGGGGCAGAATTATATGAGCATAAAAATAGTCTGTTATCCTTTAAAAATCTATCAGGAAACTCGAAATATAAAAAGGTAGAAGTACGGATGAAAGGTTTATTAGAAACCCAATTTCCTAGAAATCAAGGTCCTTTTTTACAAAACGATACACCTAGAAATTAAAACCAAAATTAAAACTATTATTACTAAATGAAAAAGTTTATCACACTATGTTTTATTGCTATTTTATGTTCTTGTGCAGAAAACCAACAGGTTGCAGAAGCCCTTACAAATAGTAATCGAACAAAATACAACTTCAATGTCGATTGGAAATTTATAAAATCTAATCCAGAGCAAGCACAAGATATAAATTATGATGATGCAACTTGGGAAACGATAAGTTGCCCGCATACCTTTAATGATATCGATACTTTCGACGATTTAAGTCACGGTCATCATGATGGCGAAGACAACCAATGGCGTGGTACGGTTTGGTATAGAAAGCATTTTAAATTACCTAAAGAAGACAATGGTAAAAAGGTATTCATTGAATTTGAATCGGTGCGTCAAATAGCCGATGTATACATCAATGGCGTTCATTTGGGGCAAAACCAAACAGGGTTTATTCCTTTTGGTTTCGACTTAACCCCACATCTTAAATTTGGAGAAGATAATATCATCGCTGTAAAAGTAAATAATGATCGTGGTGATCATTTTCGAGAAAATTTCCCGTTAGTATGGAATCACGAACACTGGCATCCAACCCACGGTGGTATCTACCGAAATGTTTTTCTGCATACCATGGATCCGCTTCATATTACATTACCGCTTTACGATAATCTAGAAACGGTTGGAACCTATGTTTATGCCGAAAATATTAGCGAAAAAAGTGCTGATATCACTGTTGAAACCGAAATTCAAAACGAGTACTCCAAAAAAAAGAACATCACATTGGTAACACAGATTATCGATAATGATGGTGCTGTGGTAGCCAAGTCTGTTAAAGATGTGGCAATTCCAAGCGGACAAAAAATGAAGGTTACATCGGTAACCAATATTCAAAATCCGCAACTTTGGTATACGCGTTACCCTTATATGTACAAAGTGGTATCGGCTATTAAAGAAAGTAATAAGGTGATTGATACTTACGAGTCGCCTTTAGGTATTCGCAATTTTGATTTTAATAAAGATTCAGGTTTTTGGATTAATGGTGAACAAATTAAGTTACACGGTTGGGGGCAAAAACCAACCAATACTTGGGCTGGATTAGGAGCTGCTTTACCAGATTGGTTACGCGACTTTACTTTTAAGTTAATGGATGAAGCTGGCGGAAATTTTATTCGTTGGGGACATTGTGCTGCTTCGCCCGCCGAAGTAGATATGGGCGATAAATACGGATTTGTTACCCTTATGCCAGGTGTGAGCGGCGAATCGGAAGATGAAGGTGAAACCTGGGACATCCGCTATAAAGCTTTTAAAGATTTAATAGTGTACTACCGTAACCACCCATCTATATTTATTTGGGAAGGTGGAAACTGGGCAGAATCTGAAGCCCATTACAAAGAAATTCTAGAGGCTATTAACACCTTCGACCCTAAAGGAAAACGCTTGATGGGAAACCGTCGTGCAGATGTTAAAAACGATTCAGAAGGTTATGTGTCTATCGAAATTGGTACAGAGGGTTGGGAACGAGAATATCCAGATTTACCGCTAATCGAAAGTGAGTATAATCGTGAGGAATCTCCAAGACGTATTTGGGATAAAAATTCGCCAGACGATAATTTTTATAACCATCCTAACATCAGTAAAAATACCTATAAATTAAGTTCGGAAGAATTTGCGGTGCGCCAAGCCGACCATTGGTGGAATAAAATGGGTAAAAAAGCCTACCATTCGGGAGGTGCAAATTGGGTTTTTTCAGATGGTCCACATGGTGGCCGCTGTCCTACGGAAGTCACTCGTGCTAGTGGCGAAGTGGATGCCGTACGGTTACCAAAAGAAGCTTTTTACGCTTTAAAGGCTATGTGGCGCCCAGAGCCGCAAGTGCATCTTGTAGGGCATTGGAATTATGAAGTAGACACTAAAAAAACAATGTATGTCATGTCTAACTGTGCTTCGGTTAAGTTATATGTGAATGATAAATTGGTAGGCACGAATTCAAATCCTGAAAATGGCTATGTCTTTAAATTCGATAATGTCGCTTGGGAATCTGGTAAAATAAAAGCAGAAGGCTTTATAGATGACGCCTTAAAAACCACTCAAACAAAAGAAACGACAGGAGAACCTGCGGCTTTAAAATTAACATCTATTACGGGACCAGAAGGTTGGTTGGCAGATGGTTCGGATGTTGCTTTAATTGATGTTGAAGTTGTAGACGCCCAAGGCAGACGATGCCCATTAGCAAAAGGACGTGTAGACTTTACTATAAGTGGTCCAGCAACCTGGCGCGGTGGATACAATAGCGGAAAACCAAATAGTACCAACAATCTATATTTAGATATTGAGGCGGGTATTAATCGTGTGGCTGTGCGTTCTGTTTTAGAGTCTGGAACGGTAACTATTACTGCTAAAAAACCTGGATTTAAGGATGCTAGTATCACGCTTAAAAGCTTACCAATCGATTTTAAAAATGGATTAACAACAACGCTTTCACAAGTTTATACCAATGTATTAGCCAAAGAGCCTTTACCAACGCACACGCCAGAAATGCCAGAATATGTTCCGGGAGTAAAGAATAGAAGTGAATTGTTTAAAAAATTCAGCTATACCGGCGATGGTAAGGCCAAGTTAAGAACTAACATGCATTGGGGTAAAAAAGCATATACCGATTTAGAATATAATTATACCGTATTACCTAGGTACTTGAATGAATCGGAATATGTTAGAACGCCTAATTCCGATAATCGTTATTGGGCGCGTGATCAGTTACAATTTATTGCTGGTAAAAAAATGCACATTTATGTATTGCATGACGATACCGTACCACGCCCAGAATTTTTATTGAGAGATTATGAGGACACAGGAGATAATGTAAATGTGGTTGGGGCAAGTATGTCTGTGTTTCATCGTGTAGCCGAGGAGGGTGAAAGTATTATTATGGCTGGAAATAGCAATGGTGATGCGCCAGAAAACTGTAGAATGTATACCGTTATGGTCAAGGAATTTAAAAAGTAATTTAAAGAAAATGAGAAGTAAAGGCGTAGTTTGTTTGTTAATTATACTGTGTTTAATAATATATAAAACAGAGGCACAACGTATAGAAACCAATTTCAATAATAATTGGCATTTTATATTAAAAGATAGCCCTGACTTTTCTAAGGAAAATGTTGATGATTCCTCATGGAAGTTGCTTAATGTTCCACACGATTGGTCTTTCGAAAAAGGTGTTCGAAAAGGTGGCGACCAAGGCCAAGGTGGCGGGTACCATGATGGCGGAATTGGTTGGTATCGAAAAACATTTTCGGTTAACAAAGTGAGTCTGTCTAAAACTACCTATATCAATTTTGATGGCGTTTATATGAACAGCGAAATTTGGATAAATGGAAACAGGTTGGGTAAAAGACCTTACGGCTATATCAGTTTTAGATATGATATTTCAAAATATTTAAAAGCAGGAAAAAATACGATTGCTGTACGTGTAGATAATAGTTTAGAGCCTTCGGCAAGGTGGTACCACCCATGTGGTATTTATGCTCCTGTAAAGCTGATTGAGGTCAATCCAACACATTTTAAGCCTAACACCATTTTTATAAAAACGCCTTCTATAGAAAAACAACAAGGCGTTGTTTCTATCGACGCAGAAATTAAAGGCGCTACTAAAGGTTTAAAATACAAAGTGGAGTTATTGACTGCAAACGGCAAAGTAATAGCAACATATAGTGAAAATTTAGACTCAGCACAACCAAGTGTTCAATTGAAAGTAAAAACACCTAAACTCTGGAGTCCAGAAACGCCAAATCTTTATAAAGCCATAACGCAAATTCTGGATGGTAAAAAGGTTATTGATGAGAAAACAACCACCTTCGGATTTAGAACTGTTGCATGGAAAACCGAAACCGGGTTTTGGTTGAATGATGAAAATATAAAATTTAAAGGTGTTTGCGAACATTGGGAAGGTGGTCCAGTTGGAGGGGCTTGGACAAAGCCCATGTTGCGCTGGAAATTACAATCTTTAAAGGATATGGGTATCAATGCTATTAGACCGTCGCACAATCCTACACCGCCAATGTTTTACGATATTTGTGATGAAATTGGCTTGTTGGTAATGGATGAAATTTTTGATGGCTGGCATAAAAAGGCACCCGAAGATTATGGCAAACAAGCCTTTGATGAATGGTGGCAAGCCGACGTAAAAGAGTGGATTACTAGAGACCGCAACCATCCTAGTATTTTTGTGTGGAGTTTGGGTAATGAAACCCATAGCGATGTAGCCCCAGAAATGGTAGCATTTGGTAAAAATCTAGACTCAACCCGATTGTTTACATCTGGGGCAGGAAATCCAGAAGATATGGACATTCAGGGTGTTAATGGCGGGTCTGAAACAAAGTCTTTTATAGAGAATAACAAATTAACAAAACCTTTTATTTCTACCGAAGCACCACACACTTGGCAAACAAGAGGGTATTACAGAACCCAAACTTGGTGGCGCGATAATGAATTACCAGGGACTTATGAGCTTCCTAATTTAACCGAAAAGGAGATTTTCTTTTACGAAGGCATTAATCCAAAAGATTGGAAAAATAGAAAACAGCGTTTTAACTCTTCTTATGATAATGCTACGGTACGCGTTTCGGCAAGAAAATATTGGGAAGTGATGCGTGATACACCATGGCATAGTGGGCATTTCCGCTGGACAGGTTTCGATTATTATGGAGAAGCTGGTTTAGTACACGGGGGCTTGCCTTTTAACTTGTTTATGGGAGGCGCTTTGGATGTTGCAGGGTTCAAAAAAGACTTGTATTATTTCTACCAGAGTCAATGGACAGAAAAACCAATGATTCATATGTTGCCACATTGGACGCATCCAAGAATGAAAAATGGTACGGTGATTCCGGTTTGGGTTTACGCTAATACAGATGAAGTAGAATTGTTTCTTAACGGAAAATCTTTAGGAAAAGATAAACCAGGAACCGTTTGGAACGAAATGCAATGCGAGTGGCTAGTGCCATACGAAGCGGGAAGGCTTGAAGCAGTTGGATATATTGATGGAAAGGAAGTTAATAGAACGTCATTTTCAACGGCGCAGCAACCATCAAAATTAAAAACTAGTATTCTAAAATTAGACGCCGAAGCAAGTTTTACAGACAGTTTTATAGTTACTTCAGAAAGTTTAGATACTGATGGCCATTTATACCCTTACGGAGAAAACAAAGTGTTTTACCATATTCAGGGTGATGTCAAGAAAATTTCCATGGAAAATGGAAATCCAATAGACCCTACAAGCAGAACTAAATCTGATTTTAGAGCCTTGTTTTTTGGGAAAACGAGACTGTTTTTAAGAGCCTTGCCTAAGGCTAAACAGGCCTCGGTGGTAACCGCATTAATCTTAGGTGATAAGGCATTATATACCTCTGATTTAATTACAATTGATGCGCAGCAAATTCAACTTTTTGGAAAATCGAAAACTTCAGATTTAGAAATCCGTTACACCACCGATGGCGAAAATCCGGAAACGCATGGCAAGCTTTATAAAGATCCTTTTAAGGTTGAAGATGGCACGACAGTGAAAGCCATTGTAAAACAAAATGGTAAAACGGTTTTATCTATGGAAGAAACTTTCGGTAAAAATGAAGGTCTGTTTTGGGGCGATGAACATTCTGCCGATATGTGGATTGGTAGAGGTGTAAATATTTCTGCCGAAGAAGGTATTTTAACAGGAGCCGCCAAACCGAGTAGAGAAGTGCATCGATTTAAAGGTTCTGGTTTTGTCGATTTTAAAGGTGGCGAAGGCTCTATCACTTGGTATCAAGAAAACGATGGTGAACCTGGCGATTATAGTATACGCTTTAGGTATATGCATAACAACGAGGGGAAGTTACACCCAATGAAGCTGTATGTAAATGATGAATATGTAAGAACCATTGAATTTAAACCAACAGGAGGTTGGGAAAAAGAATGGAAGTTTGTGCCTACCATTATTGTACTGCAATCTGGAGCTAATAATATCAAATTAGAAACCACAGGTGAGAGTGGGCCTTATATAGACGAGTTGTTTATTGATTAATACTTTAAAAGATGATTATAGTATATATAATAAGTGGCTTATTATTAGTTAATGCTTTGTTATTAAAATTTAGTAGAAATAGAGACAATAAATAGAAATAAAAAAACATGAGAAATAAACAAGTATTGTTTTTTTTGGGATTATGTTTCTTTTTTTGGGGAAGTACATTCAGTCAAAATCTAAATGATAGGTCTAATGAATTAATAAATAAAGCAAAAAACTTATTAACGACTAAAGTATATTCTGTAGTGCATAAAGTTGGAGTGCCTCCAAGTGGTAATAAACATGACTATATGAGTATTGGTCCGTATTGGTGGCCAAATCCTGAAACCGAAAATGGCTTGCCATATATTAGAAAAGATGGAAAAGTAAATCCGGAATCTCGAAACAATTACACAGATTTTTCTACACTAGATAACTTTATTTCTGCTGTTAAAACACTGCACAGGGCATACTACTTAACCAAGGAAGAGAAATACGCCAATAAGTGTTTGGAGTTGATAAATACTTGGTTTTTAGATGAAACTACTAAAATGAATCCTAATGTTAATTATGGACAGTATGTTCCGGGAGAGTCAGAAGGAAGGTGTTTTGGTATCATTGAGTTTAGCGGGATTACAGAAGTAATCGAATTTTTAGAACTCGCTAAAGATAGAAACACATTGGATAAAAAAACCGAGAGCGGTATGCTTAAATGGTTTAAGGAATATAGCGATTGGTTAATACATAGTAAATTAGGGAAACAAGAATCTACTAGAACAAATAACCACGGAACACACTATGATGTACAATTGTTAAATATTCTACTGTATCTAAATAAAAAAGAAGCAGTTAAAAAGTACCTCTCCACAATAACAAAAGATCGCATATTTAGCCAAATAGAACCTGATGGGAGTCAGCCATTAGAATTAGCACGAACTAAATCATTTTCCTATTCGGTAATGAATTTACATGGGTTTTTAGAATTGGCCATAATGGGGGAGCAAGTGGGGGTGAATCTTTGGGATACAGTTTCTGAAGATGGAAGGAGTATAAAAGTAGGCTACCAATATTTACTACCATATTTAACTGCTGAAAAGGATTGGGAGTATCAACAAATTACAGATAAAAAACATTCCGAATCGAAACTGTTATCGGATTTGAAGTTGGCTAAAGAAGTGTTTAATGATAACACTTTTGATAAAGCACTTAATACCTTAAATAAAAAATAAACTTGGATTTTAGATCATGCAAAAGTTAGTTTCATTAATCATATTATTACTAGTTTTTGGGGTTTGTCAATCTCAAGAAGCTATGGACGAAGCTTTAAAGGGTGGCTTTAA
This genomic interval from Tamlana carrageenivorans contains the following:
- a CDS encoding glycoside hydrolase family 2 protein gives rise to the protein MKKFITLCFIAILCSCAENQQVAEALTNSNRTKYNFNVDWKFIKSNPEQAQDINYDDATWETISCPHTFNDIDTFDDLSHGHHDGEDNQWRGTVWYRKHFKLPKEDNGKKVFIEFESVRQIADVYINGVHLGQNQTGFIPFGFDLTPHLKFGEDNIIAVKVNNDRGDHFRENFPLVWNHEHWHPTHGGIYRNVFLHTMDPLHITLPLYDNLETVGTYVYAENISEKSADITVETEIQNEYSKKKNITLVTQIIDNDGAVVAKSVKDVAIPSGQKMKVTSVTNIQNPQLWYTRYPYMYKVVSAIKESNKVIDTYESPLGIRNFDFNKDSGFWINGEQIKLHGWGQKPTNTWAGLGAALPDWLRDFTFKLMDEAGGNFIRWGHCAASPAEVDMGDKYGFVTLMPGVSGESEDEGETWDIRYKAFKDLIVYYRNHPSIFIWEGGNWAESEAHYKEILEAINTFDPKGKRLMGNRRADVKNDSEGYVSIEIGTEGWEREYPDLPLIESEYNREESPRRIWDKNSPDDNFYNHPNISKNTYKLSSEEFAVRQADHWWNKMGKKAYHSGGANWVFSDGPHGGRCPTEVTRASGEVDAVRLPKEAFYALKAMWRPEPQVHLVGHWNYEVDTKKTMYVMSNCASVKLYVNDKLVGTNSNPENGYVFKFDNVAWESGKIKAEGFIDDALKTTQTKETTGEPAALKLTSITGPEGWLADGSDVALIDVEVVDAQGRRCPLAKGRVDFTISGPATWRGGYNSGKPNSTNNLYLDIEAGINRVAVRSVLESGTVTITAKKPGFKDASITLKSLPIDFKNGLTTTLSQVYTNVLAKEPLPTHTPEMPEYVPGVKNRSELFKKFSYTGDGKAKLRTNMHWGKKAYTDLEYNYTVLPRYLNESEYVRTPNSDNRYWARDQLQFIAGKKMHIYVLHDDTVPRPEFLLRDYEDTGDNVNVVGASMSVFHRVAEEGESIIMAGNSNGDAPENCRMYTVMVKEFKK
- a CDS encoding sulfatase; amino-acid sequence: MILLAFCSSKIIAQQSQPNVLVFYVDDLRAELGCYGSKTAMTPNIDKLASEGVQFNKAYVQQAICAPSRMSTLTGLRPETLGIYSIFTPLRSVHKDVVSVPQLFKENGYKTVSIGKVYHHGTDDKKQWTNYFSKEPNTYNKPENIALLEQFKREGKKSNGPAFENADVADEAYKDGRAAKYAVESLQKLKDDKFIMFVGFSKPHLPFNAPKKYWDLYDKNKFEIPERKKPENMYRLALTNWGELKGYHGIPNDVEYLDDNLTRDLIHGYHASISYVDAQVGKVMEALEALDLRKNTTVIFMSDHGYKIGEYGAWCKHSNEEIDVRVPLIVSRETSYKGRVAGKTSDALVENVDIFPTLVELCGLEGPKTDGKSILQVIDRPNTPWDQVATAVYARGKNIMGCTATDGEWRYTEWRDAKTQDILGAELYEHKNSLLSFKNLSGNSKYKKVEVRMKGLLETQFPRNQGPFLQNDTPRN
- a CDS encoding sugar-binding domain-containing protein, with amino-acid sequence MRSKGVVCLLIILCLIIYKTEAQRIETNFNNNWHFILKDSPDFSKENVDDSSWKLLNVPHDWSFEKGVRKGGDQGQGGGYHDGGIGWYRKTFSVNKVSLSKTTYINFDGVYMNSEIWINGNRLGKRPYGYISFRYDISKYLKAGKNTIAVRVDNSLEPSARWYHPCGIYAPVKLIEVNPTHFKPNTIFIKTPSIEKQQGVVSIDAEIKGATKGLKYKVELLTANGKVIATYSENLDSAQPSVQLKVKTPKLWSPETPNLYKAITQILDGKKVIDEKTTTFGFRTVAWKTETGFWLNDENIKFKGVCEHWEGGPVGGAWTKPMLRWKLQSLKDMGINAIRPSHNPTPPMFYDICDEIGLLVMDEIFDGWHKKAPEDYGKQAFDEWWQADVKEWITRDRNHPSIFVWSLGNETHSDVAPEMVAFGKNLDSTRLFTSGAGNPEDMDIQGVNGGSETKSFIENNKLTKPFISTEAPHTWQTRGYYRTQTWWRDNELPGTYELPNLTEKEIFFYEGINPKDWKNRKQRFNSSYDNATVRVSARKYWEVMRDTPWHSGHFRWTGFDYYGEAGLVHGGLPFNLFMGGALDVAGFKKDLYYFYQSQWTEKPMIHMLPHWTHPRMKNGTVIPVWVYANTDEVELFLNGKSLGKDKPGTVWNEMQCEWLVPYEAGRLEAVGYIDGKEVNRTSFSTAQQPSKLKTSILKLDAEASFTDSFIVTSESLDTDGHLYPYGENKVFYHIQGDVKKISMENGNPIDPTSRTKSDFRALFFGKTRLFLRALPKAKQASVVTALILGDKALYTSDLITIDAQQIQLFGKSKTSDLEIRYTTDGENPETHGKLYKDPFKVEDGTTVKAIVKQNGKTVLSMEETFGKNEGLFWGDEHSADMWIGRGVNISAEEGILTGAAKPSREVHRFKGSGFVDFKGGEGSITWYQENDGEPGDYSIRFRYMHNNEGKLHPMKLYVNDEYVRTIEFKPTGGWEKEWKFVPTIIVLQSGANNIKLETTGESGPYIDELFID
- a CDS encoding alginate lyase family protein, which gives rise to MRNKQVLFFLGLCFFFWGSTFSQNLNDRSNELINKAKNLLTTKVYSVVHKVGVPPSGNKHDYMSIGPYWWPNPETENGLPYIRKDGKVNPESRNNYTDFSTLDNFISAVKTLHRAYYLTKEEKYANKCLELINTWFLDETTKMNPNVNYGQYVPGESEGRCFGIIEFSGITEVIEFLELAKDRNTLDKKTESGMLKWFKEYSDWLIHSKLGKQESTRTNNHGTHYDVQLLNILLYLNKKEAVKKYLSTITKDRIFSQIEPDGSQPLELARTKSFSYSVMNLHGFLELAIMGEQVGVNLWDTVSEDGRSIKVGYQYLLPYLTAEKDWEYQQITDKKHSESKLLSDLKLAKEVFNDNTFDKALNTLNKK